A window of Tautonia plasticadhaerens contains these coding sequences:
- a CDS encoding thiamine pyrophosphate-binding protein — protein sequence MKASDAIAGFLAAQGVDHVFELVGGMITHLVDSIGEHGRTRIVSVHHEQAASFAADAVGRMTGVPGVAMATSGPGATNLLTGMGSCYFDSSPAVFITGQVNRSEQRGTRQIRQLGFQETDIVAMAAPVSKMARLVNDPDELIPTLRSAFEAALSGRPGPVLVDIPMDVQRVDIEPGPFDRVRRVEEPLGADATAFVDELIDRIASAERPLVLVGGGVRAAGAIGPFREFVERLGVPVVSSLLGVDALPFLHRCRVGMIGSYGNRWANQALGRSDLLVVLGSRLDVRQTGSQTDSFREGREVYHVDCEAGELNNRVTGCHVLRAQLAPFLSLAAEAARVRRLPDRPHWLEEITAARTSWPDTAELKGIRGINPNALMHALSARSGAASAFVADVGQHQMWAAQSLELGADQRFLTSGGMGAMGFALPAAIGAAFAEAGRPAVMIAGDGGFQLNLQELETIRRNDLPVKMVIVNNRCHGMVRQFQQSYFDERYQSTYWGYSAPDFAAVAAAYGVASRRVEDPGEARGALEALWRDPLEPFLLEVMVDTFANAYPKLAFGRPITEMEPFAKPLDMEGT from the coding sequence ATGAAAGCCTCCGACGCGATCGCCGGCTTCCTCGCCGCCCAGGGGGTCGACCACGTCTTCGAACTGGTCGGCGGGATGATCACGCACCTGGTCGATTCGATCGGCGAGCACGGGCGGACCCGGATCGTCAGCGTCCACCACGAGCAGGCGGCCTCGTTCGCGGCCGATGCCGTCGGCCGCATGACCGGCGTGCCCGGCGTGGCGATGGCGACGAGCGGCCCGGGGGCCACCAACCTGCTGACGGGCATGGGCAGCTGCTACTTCGACTCCTCGCCGGCCGTGTTCATCACCGGCCAGGTCAACCGCAGCGAGCAGCGCGGCACCCGCCAGATCCGCCAACTCGGCTTCCAGGAGACGGACATCGTGGCGATGGCCGCCCCCGTCTCGAAGATGGCGAGGCTGGTCAACGACCCGGACGAACTCATCCCCACGCTCCGGTCCGCCTTCGAGGCCGCCCTCTCCGGCCGGCCCGGCCCGGTGCTGGTCGACATCCCGATGGACGTGCAGCGGGTCGACATCGAGCCCGGGCCGTTCGACCGCGTCCGTCGCGTCGAGGAGCCCCTCGGCGCTGATGCGACGGCGTTCGTAGACGAGCTGATCGACCGGATCGCCTCGGCGGAGCGGCCGCTGGTCCTGGTCGGCGGGGGGGTGCGGGCGGCCGGGGCGATCGGCCCGTTCCGGGAGTTCGTCGAGCGGCTGGGGGTGCCGGTCGTCTCGTCGCTGCTGGGGGTCGATGCCCTGCCCTTCCTGCACCGATGCCGGGTGGGGATGATCGGCAGCTACGGCAACCGCTGGGCCAACCAGGCGCTGGGGAGGTCGGACCTCCTGGTCGTCCTCGGCAGCCGACTGGACGTGCGGCAGACCGGCTCGCAGACGGACTCCTTCCGCGAGGGACGGGAGGTGTACCACGTCGACTGCGAGGCGGGCGAACTGAACAACCGGGTCACCGGCTGCCACGTGCTCCGGGCGCAGCTCGCCCCGTTCCTGTCGCTGGCCGCCGAGGCGGCGAGGGTCCGTCGCCTCCCCGATCGGCCGCACTGGTTGGAGGAGATCACGGCCGCCCGGACCTCGTGGCCGGACACGGCCGAGCTGAAGGGGATCCGGGGGATCAACCCGAACGCGCTGATGCACGCCCTGTCGGCCCGTTCCGGCGCCGCCTCGGCCTTCGTGGCCGACGTGGGGCAGCATCAGATGTGGGCGGCCCAGTCGCTGGAGCTGGGGGCCGACCAGCGCTTCCTCACCTCGGGGGGGATGGGCGCGATGGGCTTCGCCCTGCCCGCGGCCATCGGCGCCGCCTTCGCCGAGGCGGGGAGGCCGGCGGTGATGATCGCCGGGGACGGCGGCTTCCAGCTCAACTTGCAGGAGTTGGAGACGATCCGCCGCAACGACCTGCCGGTCAAGATGGTGATCGTGAACAACCGCTGCCACGGCATGGTCCGCCAGTTCCAGCAGAGCTACTTCGACGAGCGCTACCAGTCGACCTACTGGGGCTACTCGGCCCCCGACTTCGCCGCGGTCGCCGCGGCCTACGGGGTCGCGAGCCGGCGGGTGGAGGACCCCGGCGAGGCGAGGGGGGCGCTGGAGGCCCTCTGGCGCGACCCCCTCGAGCCGTTCCTGCTGGAGGTGATGGTGGACACGTTCGCGAATGCCTATCCCAAGCTCGCCTTCGGGCGGCCGATCACCGAGATGGAGCCGTTCGCCAAGCCGCTCGACATGGAGGGGACCTGA
- a CDS encoding NAD-dependent epimerase/dehydratase family protein, with protein MRALVTGATGFVGSHLVEHLLDRGHAVAVVRRPGGDPRLLRPLLHRVVAIDGDLGGIAASRDAIDAFRPDTTFHLAWSGVAGPGRDDASQVEGNVSGTLELLRVAATAGCGTFVGLGSQAEFGPRTGAIGEDAPADPTTWYGIAKACTHLMARRLADDLGVRFAWIRLFSAYGPGDHGGALIPTLIRSLLDGGRPSLTAGEQRWDFLYITDAAEALRLVAESPDGAGPFNLGSGRVHRIADVAAAVRDLIDPSLPLGLGERPYGPRPIMHLQADVGRLREAAGWEPRTSLDEGLRRTIQWHRRAA; from the coding sequence ATGCGAGCCCTGGTGACGGGCGCGACCGGATTCGTCGGCTCGCACCTCGTGGAGCACCTGCTGGACCGGGGCCACGCCGTGGCGGTCGTCCGCCGACCGGGCGGCGACCCCCGACTCCTCCGCCCCCTCCTGCACCGGGTCGTCGCCATCGACGGCGACCTGGGCGGGATCGCGGCGAGCCGCGATGCCATCGACGCATTCCGGCCCGACACGACGTTCCACCTCGCCTGGTCGGGGGTCGCCGGGCCGGGGAGGGACGACGCCTCGCAGGTCGAGGGGAACGTGAGCGGGACGCTGGAATTGCTCCGGGTCGCCGCCACGGCCGGGTGCGGGACGTTCGTCGGGCTCGGTTCCCAGGCGGAATTCGGCCCGAGGACGGGGGCGATCGGCGAGGACGCCCCGGCCGACCCGACCACCTGGTACGGCATCGCCAAGGCGTGTACCCACCTGATGGCCCGCCGCCTCGCCGACGACCTGGGCGTGCGGTTCGCCTGGATCCGCCTGTTCTCGGCCTACGGGCCGGGGGACCACGGCGGGGCCCTGATCCCGACGCTGATCCGGTCGTTGCTGGACGGGGGGCGGCCCTCGCTGACCGCCGGGGAGCAGCGCTGGGATTTCCTCTACATCACCGACGCCGCCGAGGCGCTCCGCCTCGTCGCCGAATCGCCGGATGGGGCCGGGCCGTTCAACCTCGGCTCGGGCCGGGTCCACCGGATCGCGGACGTGGCGGCGGCCGTCCGGGACCTGATCGACCCGTCGCTGCCGCTGGGGCTGGGGGAGCGGCCCTACGGCCCCCGGCCGATCATGCACCTCCAGGCCGACGTCGGCCGGCTGCGCGAGGCGGCCGGCTGGGAACCGAGGACGAGCCTCGACGAGGGGCTCCGCAGGACGATCCAGTGGCACCGCCGGGCCGCATGA
- the rfbH gene encoding lipopolysaccharide biosynthesis protein RfbH, with product MSEPTADDLRAEILDLVRKYHASAFPERPFEAGRSPVPCAGRVFDDEDMVRLVDSSLDMWLTAGRYADQFEREFARKMGVRHALLVNSGSSANLVALSCLTSPKLGDRRLKPGDEVITVAAGFPTTVNPIIQNGLVPVFVDVHVPTYNVDVSQLEPALSDRTRAIMIAHTLGNPFDLGAVTDFAREHDLWLVEDCCDAVGATFGGQGVGTFGDLATVSFYPAHHMTMGEGGAVLTDRPPLKKLAESFRDWGRDCWCAPGVDNTCGKRFEWQLGDLPQGYDHKYIYSHIGYNLKVTDMQAALGVSQLEKLDGFVAARRRNFDRLRAGLLPFEDCFVLPEATPGSEPSWFGFPVAVRPDAPFGRAEVVRHLNDRKVATRQIFAGNLLRQPAYREVEHRRIGDLSNSDFIMNQAFWVGVYPGLTDAMIDAMIDAFATCRRDVRTKAA from the coding sequence ATGTCCGAGCCGACCGCCGACGACCTCAGGGCCGAGATCCTCGACCTCGTCCGGAAGTATCACGCGTCCGCGTTCCCCGAGCGGCCGTTCGAGGCCGGCCGATCGCCCGTGCCCTGCGCCGGCCGGGTCTTCGACGACGAGGACATGGTCCGGCTCGTCGATTCGTCGCTCGACATGTGGCTGACCGCCGGCCGCTACGCCGACCAGTTCGAGCGCGAGTTCGCCCGGAAGATGGGCGTGCGGCACGCGCTGCTCGTGAACTCGGGCTCGTCGGCCAACCTCGTCGCCCTGAGCTGCCTCACGTCTCCGAAGCTGGGGGACCGGCGGCTCAAGCCCGGGGACGAGGTCATCACCGTGGCCGCCGGCTTCCCGACCACGGTGAACCCGATCATCCAGAACGGCCTGGTCCCGGTGTTCGTCGACGTCCACGTGCCGACCTACAACGTCGACGTCTCCCAGCTCGAGCCCGCGCTGTCCGACCGGACCCGGGCGATCATGATCGCCCACACGCTGGGCAACCCGTTCGACCTCGGCGCCGTGACCGACTTCGCCAGGGAGCACGACCTCTGGCTCGTCGAGGATTGCTGCGACGCCGTCGGGGCCACCTTCGGCGGCCAAGGCGTGGGGACCTTCGGCGACCTGGCGACGGTCAGCTTCTACCCGGCCCACCACATGACGATGGGCGAGGGGGGCGCCGTGCTCACCGACCGGCCGCCGCTGAAGAAGCTGGCCGAGTCGTTCCGGGACTGGGGCCGGGACTGCTGGTGCGCCCCGGGGGTGGACAACACCTGCGGGAAGCGGTTCGAGTGGCAGCTCGGCGACCTCCCCCAGGGATACGACCACAAGTACATCTATTCGCACATCGGCTACAACCTGAAGGTGACCGACATGCAGGCGGCGCTGGGGGTCTCCCAGCTGGAGAAGCTCGACGGCTTCGTCGCCGCCCGGCGGCGGAACTTCGACCGGCTCAGGGCCGGCCTCCTGCCGTTCGAGGATTGCTTCGTGCTCCCCGAGGCCACGCCCGGCTCCGAGCCGAGCTGGTTCGGCTTCCCCGTCGCCGTCCGCCCCGACGCCCCGTTCGGGAGGGCCGAGGTGGTCCGGCACCTGAACGACCGGAAGGTCGCCACCCGGCAGATCTTCGCCGGGAACCTGCTCCGCCAGCCGGCGTATCGGGAGGTGGAGCACCGCCGCATCGGCGACCTGTCCAATTCGGACTTCATCATGAATCAGGCCTTCTGGGTGGGCGTCTACCCGGGCCTGACCGACGCGATGATCGACGCGATGATCGACGCGTTCGCCACCTGTCGGCGCGACGTGCGTACGAAGGCGGCGTGA
- a CDS encoding NAD-dependent epimerase/dehydratase family protein — protein MSTFWQDRSVLVTGATGLVGSWLAERLVGAGADVVCLVRDWVPQSRLVQSGLSDRVRVARGDICDQAAVERILGEHEVSTVFHLAAQTIVGIANRNPVSTFEANIQGTWATLEACRRSPRVEQVVFASSDKAYGDQDQLPYDETTPLQGKHPYDVSKSCADLIAHTYAVSYKLPVAITRCGNFYGGGDLNWNRIVPGTIRSVLRGQRPVIRSDGTFIRDYFYVEDGANAYMTLAEALAGTPGLVGEAFNFSNEIQVTVLDLVRKILGLMGSDLEPEVRNEASNEIIHQYLGAGKARRLLDWSPLFTLDEGLERTVAWYRSFLGSEAPARGDRSSWTPIAGLRSDPPQRASSHGPHQASQESGVPGAIDREARR, from the coding sequence ATGAGCACATTCTGGCAGGATCGATCCGTCCTGGTCACCGGCGCGACCGGCCTCGTGGGCAGCTGGCTGGCCGAGCGGCTGGTCGGGGCCGGGGCCGACGTGGTCTGCCTCGTCCGGGACTGGGTCCCCCAGAGCCGCCTCGTCCAGTCGGGCCTGTCCGACCGGGTCCGGGTCGCGCGGGGGGACATCTGCGACCAGGCCGCCGTCGAGCGGATCCTCGGGGAGCACGAGGTCTCCACGGTCTTCCACCTGGCCGCGCAGACGATCGTCGGCATCGCCAACCGCAACCCCGTCTCCACCTTCGAGGCGAACATCCAGGGGACCTGGGCGACGCTGGAGGCCTGCCGCCGGTCCCCCCGGGTCGAGCAGGTGGTGTTCGCCTCCTCCGACAAGGCCTACGGGGACCAGGACCAGCTGCCCTACGACGAAACGACGCCGTTGCAGGGCAAGCATCCGTACGACGTGAGCAAGTCGTGCGCGGATCTGATCGCCCACACCTACGCCGTGAGCTACAAGCTGCCGGTGGCGATCACCCGCTGCGGCAACTTCTACGGCGGCGGGGACCTGAACTGGAACCGGATCGTGCCGGGCACGATCCGGTCGGTGCTGCGGGGCCAGCGGCCGGTGATCCGATCGGACGGGACGTTCATCCGCGACTACTTCTACGTCGAGGACGGCGCCAACGCCTACATGACCCTCGCCGAGGCGCTGGCCGGGACCCCGGGCCTGGTGGGCGAGGCGTTCAACTTCTCGAACGAGATCCAGGTCACGGTGCTGGACCTGGTCCGCAAGATCCTCGGGCTGATGGGGAGCGACCTGGAGCCCGAGGTCCGCAACGAGGCGTCGAACGAGATCATCCACCAGTACCTCGGGGCGGGGAAGGCCCGCCGGCTGCTCGACTGGTCGCCGCTGTTCACGCTGGACGAGGGCCTGGAGCGGACCGTCGCCTGGTATCGCTCGTTCCTCGGGTCGGAGGCGCCGGCCCGGGGCGACCGCTCCTCCTGGACCCCCATCGCCGGGCTCCGGAGCGACCCGCCCCAGCGGGCCTCGTCGCACGGGCCGCACCAGGCGTCGCAGGAGTCCGGGGTCCCCGGCGCGATCGACCGCGAGGCCCGACGCTGA
- the rfbF gene encoding glucose-1-phosphate cytidylyltransferase — MQVVILCGGQGTRLREETEFRPKPMVEVGGRPILWHIMKSYAHHGFRRFVLCLGYRGDFIKQYFLNYEPLSNDFTVRLGSRPRVTYHGAHPEQDFQVTLADTGPQTMTGGRVRRVEPYVDGDTFMVTYGDGLADVNISELLAFHHRHGKLATVTAHRPASRFGVLEIADDHRVVRFAEKPKSDGWASAGFFVFNRRLFDYLGDDECVLEREPLERIAAEGQLMVYKHEGFFFAMDTYREYLALNELWDQDEAPWKVWDDDSGQDHRSLLLAG; from the coding sequence ATGCAGGTGGTCATCCTGTGCGGTGGGCAGGGGACCCGGCTCCGAGAGGAGACGGAATTCCGCCCCAAGCCGATGGTCGAGGTCGGCGGCCGGCCGATCCTCTGGCACATCATGAAATCTTACGCCCATCACGGGTTTCGCCGCTTCGTGCTCTGCCTGGGGTACCGGGGCGATTTCATCAAGCAATACTTCCTCAACTACGAGCCGCTCAGCAACGACTTCACCGTCCGCCTGGGCAGCCGGCCGCGGGTGACCTACCACGGGGCCCACCCCGAGCAGGACTTCCAGGTCACCCTGGCCGACACCGGCCCGCAGACGATGACCGGCGGCCGGGTCCGCCGGGTCGAGCCGTACGTCGACGGCGACACGTTCATGGTGACCTACGGCGACGGCCTGGCCGACGTGAACATCTCGGAATTGCTCGCCTTCCACCACCGGCACGGCAAGCTCGCCACCGTGACGGCCCACCGGCCGGCCTCCCGGTTCGGCGTGCTGGAGATCGCCGACGACCATCGGGTCGTCCGGTTCGCCGAGAAGCCGAAGTCCGACGGCTGGGCCAGCGCCGGGTTCTTCGTCTTCAACCGCCGCCTGTTCGACTACCTCGGCGACGACGAGTGCGTCCTCGAGCGCGAGCCCCTGGAGCGGATCGCGGCCGAGGGGCAGTTGATGGTCTACAAGCACGAGGGCTTCTTCTTCGCGATGGACACCTATCGCGAGTACCTCGCGCTCAACGAGCTCTGGGACCAGGACGAGGCCCCCTGGAAGGTCTGGGACGACGACTCGGGCCAGGACCACCGCAGCCTCCTCCTGGCCGGCTGA
- a CDS encoding TolB family protein, with translation MNPPWLLVALALAPSSDDPGRPLLRHTEDGREVIRPSWSPDGRSLAFARSEQGGTQIWQYVMPVDPPGLPTRLTGRTDPEFQGVFSPDGRRVLLTVVPRSGTQGNCDLAAIEIDGGRLSVVVDDRGGGLSHQEWPSWSPDGARFTFSSTHDGNQEIYTAKADGSDLVRLTQGPGIDSHPSWSPAGDRIVFATDRWGGLELASVCPDGTGLARLTESPGLDDYPSVSTDGRRVAFVSNRDGQFEIYVMGLDGGPAVNLSRHPGRDTMPTWTPDGRGVTFVSDRGGGADLYTIGVGEEGVSAAGR, from the coding sequence ATGAACCCACCCTGGCTCCTCGTCGCCCTCGCGTTGGCCCCGTCATCCGACGACCCGGGGCGGCCCCTCCTCCGGCACACCGAGGACGGCCGGGAGGTGATCCGGCCGAGCTGGTCGCCCGACGGCCGGTCGCTCGCCTTCGCCCGATCCGAGCAGGGCGGGACGCAGATCTGGCAATACGTCATGCCGGTCGACCCGCCGGGGCTGCCGACCCGGCTGACCGGGCGCACCGACCCGGAATTCCAGGGCGTCTTCTCCCCCGACGGCCGGCGCGTGCTGCTGACGGTCGTGCCCCGGTCGGGGACGCAGGGGAACTGCGACCTCGCCGCCATCGAAATCGACGGGGGACGCCTCTCCGTGGTGGTCGACGACCGGGGCGGGGGGCTCTCGCACCAGGAATGGCCGAGCTGGTCGCCCGACGGCGCTCGGTTCACCTTCAGCTCGACCCACGACGGCAACCAGGAGATCTACACGGCGAAGGCCGACGGCTCGGACCTCGTCCGGCTGACGCAGGGCCCCGGCATCGACTCGCACCCGAGCTGGTCCCCGGCCGGCGACCGCATCGTCTTCGCCACCGACCGCTGGGGGGGCCTGGAGCTGGCCTCGGTCTGCCCCGACGGCACCGGCCTGGCCCGCCTGACCGAGTCCCCCGGCCTGGACGACTACCCGAGCGTCTCCACGGACGGGAGGCGCGTGGCGTTCGTCTCCAACCGGGACGGCCAATTCGAGATCTATGTCATGGGCCTCGACGGCGGCCCGGCGGTCAACCTGTCCCGCCACCCCGGCCGGGACACCATGCCGACCTGGACCCCCGACGGCCGGGGCGTGACGTTCGTCTCCGACCGCGGCGGCGGGGCGGATCTCTATACGATCGGCGTCGGCGAGGAGGGGGTGTCGGCGGCCGGCCGTTGA
- a CDS encoding DUF1501 domain-containing protein, producing the protein MLDLGGTTGRTCRGRSRRAFLRVGTLGALGLTLGDLLALRSAAGDAPGPGPRAKAAIVLWLWGGPSHLDTFDPKPDAPLEYRGPFESVATAAPGVRVCELLPGLARRADRFALIRSMHHESNDHGVAGTIALTGSIAGAVDLGGGVAGGALMPSTGAIVSRISGRRPGGLPPYVILGNQLHQGHKRVVGEGGGVLGAAHDPFRIDYEPGVGPVLPDVHLPEGVTADRMAARWQLFERSSAAGSASKPAEALAEHYDLARRLIASRESLSALEIDREAEATREAYGPHRFGRCCLIARRLVEAGLPFVQVNWSTHVEGPEDAGDGGWDMHDRYFSVMQDRHGWMLDRALSALLDDLEARGLLDSTLVVAVGEFGRTPRINAKAGRDHWNSCYSALLAGAGVPGGAVVGSSDRRAEFPVEHPVHPADLSATILGLLGIGAAELTGIGLTPTGTPVAGLT; encoded by the coding sequence ATGCTCGACCTCGGGGGCACGACGGGCCGGACCTGCCGGGGCCGATCGCGTCGGGCGTTCCTGAGGGTCGGCACCCTGGGCGCCCTCGGCCTGACCCTCGGCGACCTGCTCGCGCTGCGATCCGCCGCGGGAGACGCCCCCGGCCCGGGGCCCCGCGCGAAGGCGGCGATCGTGCTCTGGCTCTGGGGGGGCCCGAGCCACCTCGACACCTTCGACCCGAAGCCCGACGCCCCCCTGGAATACCGGGGGCCGTTCGAGTCGGTCGCCACCGCCGCGCCGGGGGTGAGGGTCTGCGAGCTGCTGCCGGGCCTGGCGAGGCGGGCCGATCGCTTCGCCCTGATCCGGTCGATGCACCACGAGTCGAACGACCACGGCGTCGCCGGCACGATCGCGCTGACCGGGAGCATCGCCGGGGCCGTCGACCTCGGCGGGGGCGTGGCCGGGGGGGCCTTGATGCCGAGCACCGGGGCGATCGTCTCCCGGATCTCGGGCCGACGGCCGGGGGGCCTGCCGCCGTACGTGATCCTCGGCAACCAGCTGCACCAGGGTCACAAGCGGGTGGTCGGCGAGGGGGGAGGCGTGCTCGGCGCCGCCCACGACCCGTTCCGGATCGACTACGAGCCGGGCGTCGGGCCGGTGCTGCCCGACGTGCACCTGCCCGAGGGGGTCACCGCCGATCGCATGGCCGCCCGCTGGCAACTGTTCGAGCGGTCCTCGGCGGCGGGCTCGGCCTCGAAGCCGGCCGAGGCCCTGGCCGAGCACTACGACCTGGCCCGCCGGCTGATCGCCTCCAGGGAGAGCCTCTCGGCCCTGGAGATCGACCGGGAGGCGGAGGCGACCCGGGAGGCCTACGGGCCCCATCGGTTCGGCCGCTGCTGCCTGATCGCCCGGCGGCTGGTCGAGGCGGGCCTGCCCTTCGTCCAGGTAAACTGGAGCACCCACGTCGAGGGCCCCGAGGACGCCGGGGACGGCGGCTGGGACATGCACGACCGCTACTTCTCGGTGATGCAGGACCGCCACGGCTGGATGCTCGACCGCGCCCTCTCCGCCCTGCTCGACGACCTGGAGGCCCGGGGCCTGCTCGACTCCACGCTGGTCGTCGCCGTCGGCGAGTTCGGCCGGACCCCCCGGATCAACGCGAAGGCGGGCCGGGACCACTGGAACTCCTGCTACTCCGCCCTGCTCGCCGGGGCCGGGGTGCCGGGGGGCGCCGTGGTCGGCTCGTCCGACCGCCGGGCCGAGTTCCCGGTCGAGCACCCCGTCCACCCGGCCGACCTTTCCGCCACGATCCTCGGCCTGCTCGGCATCGGCGCCGCAGAGCTGACCGGCATCGGCCTGACGCCGACGGGGACGCCGGTGGCCGGGCTGACCTGA
- a CDS encoding DUF7241 domain-containing protein produces MTTPTSTPPPRPTSADLCRARDWGVGTVLEGRESLPGASWWAEDRIRITAVGEEGVLARTIARRSHDAPEWTPVDRGESSWSLEDRDWRVVDPENQQP; encoded by the coding sequence ATGACCACCCCAACTTCCACACCCCCGCCCCGCCCGACCTCCGCCGACCTCTGCCGCGCCCGCGACTGGGGCGTGGGGACGGTGCTCGAAGGGCGGGAGAGCCTGCCGGGGGCATCATGGTGGGCCGAGGACCGCATCCGGATCACGGCGGTGGGCGAGGAAGGCGTGCTGGCCAGGACGATCGCCCGGCGGTCCCATGACGCCCCGGAGTGGACGCCGGTCGACCGCGGGGAATCCTCGTGGTCGCTGGAGGATCGCGACTGGCGAGTCGTCGACCCCGAGAACCAACAACCCTAG
- a CDS encoding M23 family metallopeptidase, which yields MGATRRPRRLEWWHVVALGVLLLQLAMTITPYLRPGPLGAVLWMFRADQLLWWGVALLLGLAALATSLLRRPIRTRWRLIGLGLIVALAVPPTLPLAYPSSHADRPSAVDFRLPLDGPVTVGWGGGTPEVNSHVVAPDQCGAYDLLVTRDGRSHRGDGSRLSDYYCYDMPIRSPADGVVIVASDGDPDMPPGQLGGGSTAFGNHIIMKVADREFLFLAHLKPGSVAVRQADLVQAGQVIGRVGNSGNTSEPHLHLHLQDTFDTHLGEGVPMPFSRYRVVGGGRVDRGIPTGGVRDGQIVEHDGDDPPPDGASP from the coding sequence TTGGGGGCGACTCGACGACCGAGGCGGCTGGAATGGTGGCACGTCGTGGCCCTGGGGGTGCTGCTGCTCCAGCTCGCGATGACGATCACGCCCTACCTGCGGCCGGGGCCGCTCGGGGCGGTCCTCTGGATGTTCCGGGCGGACCAGTTGCTCTGGTGGGGGGTCGCCCTGCTCCTGGGGCTGGCCGCGCTGGCCACCTCGCTGCTGCGGAGGCCGATCCGGACCCGATGGCGGCTGATCGGCCTCGGGCTGATCGTCGCCCTGGCCGTGCCGCCGACGCTGCCGCTGGCGTACCCCTCGTCCCACGCCGACCGCCCTAGCGCGGTGGATTTCCGACTGCCGCTGGACGGCCCCGTCACCGTCGGCTGGGGGGGCGGGACGCCGGAGGTGAATTCCCACGTCGTCGCCCCCGACCAGTGCGGGGCGTACGACCTGCTCGTCACCCGGGACGGCCGCAGCCACCGGGGTGACGGCTCCCGACTGTCCGACTATTACTGCTACGACATGCCGATCCGCTCCCCGGCCGACGGCGTGGTGATCGTCGCCTCCGACGGCGACCCCGACATGCCCCCCGGGCAGCTCGGCGGCGGGAGCACCGCCTTCGGCAATCACATCATCATGAAGGTGGCCGACCGCGAGTTCCTGTTCCTGGCCCACCTGAAGCCCGGCTCGGTGGCGGTCCGCCAGGCGGACCTGGTACAGGCCGGCCAGGTGATCGGCCGGGTCGGCAACTCGGGGAACACGAGCGAGCCGCACCTGCACCTGCACCTCCAGGACACCTTCGACACGCACCTGGGGGAGGGGGTCCCCATGCCCTTCTCCCGCTACCGGGTCGTCGGCGGCGGGCGGGTCGATCGCGGCATCCCCACCGGCGGCGTCCGGGACGGTCAGATCGTCGAGCACGACGGGGACGACCCCCCGCCCGACGGCGCGTCCCCCTGA
- a CDS encoding Gfo/Idh/MocA family protein, with the protein MADGVLRIGIVGAGRIARERHLPGFKAIPGVRVAGVCNRRRESSAKVAREWDVPRFFESWEELVEDEGIDAVVVGTWPYLHCPITLAALDAGKHVLTQARMAMNAREAQRMLDRSRESPHLAAMVVPSPLGLAGDRFVRRLIDDGFLGTLREVHVHGLSGMFASRKTPLHWRQVTRYSGFNMLNLGILHETALRWTPPAVEVLARAAITIPARLDEETGEKARVGTPDTVQVLTTHEDESIGIYRLSGVVRHNTGTSIELYGSRGTILYDLEADAIRLGRAGQELRPMPIPESERGGWAVEADFVAAIRGERPVTRTDFLTGARYMQFTEAVARSSRAQAPVNLPLREFSSPDE; encoded by the coding sequence ATGGCCGACGGGGTGCTTCGGATCGGGATCGTCGGGGCCGGGCGGATCGCCCGGGAGCGGCACCTGCCCGGCTTCAAGGCGATCCCCGGCGTGCGGGTGGCGGGGGTCTGCAACCGGCGCCGGGAGTCGTCGGCGAAGGTGGCCCGGGAGTGGGACGTCCCCCGGTTCTTCGAGTCCTGGGAGGAGCTGGTCGAGGACGAGGGGATCGACGCCGTCGTCGTCGGCACCTGGCCGTACCTGCACTGCCCGATCACCCTGGCCGCCCTGGACGCCGGCAAGCACGTCCTGACCCAGGCCCGGATGGCCATGAACGCCCGGGAGGCCCAGCGGATGCTCGACCGATCCCGGGAGAGCCCGCACCTGGCGGCGATGGTGGTGCCCAGCCCGCTGGGGCTGGCCGGCGACCGGTTCGTCCGGCGCCTGATCGACGACGGCTTCCTGGGCACGCTCCGGGAGGTGCACGTCCACGGGCTCTCCGGCATGTTCGCCAGCCGGAAGACCCCCCTGCACTGGCGGCAGGTGACGCGATACTCGGGGTTCAACATGCTGAACCTCGGCATCCTGCACGAGACCGCCCTGCGATGGACGCCGCCGGCGGTGGAGGTGCTCGCCAGGGCGGCGATCACGATCCCCGCCCGGCTCGACGAGGAGACGGGGGAGAAGGCCCGGGTCGGCACGCCGGACACGGTGCAGGTGCTGACGACCCACGAGGACGAGTCCATCGGCATCTACCGCCTCAGCGGGGTGGTCCGGCATAACACCGGCACGTCGATCGAGCTCTACGGCTCCAGGGGGACAATCCTCTACGACCTGGAGGCCGACGCCATCCGCCTGGGCCGGGCGGGCCAGGAACTGCGTCCCATGCCGATCCCCGAGTCCGAGCGCGGCGGCTGGGCCGTCGAGGCCGACTTCGTGGCCGCGATCCGGGGGGAGCGTCCCGTAACCCGGACCGACTTCCTCACCGGGGCCCGCTACATGCAGTTCACCGAGGCCGTCGCCCGGAGTTCCCGGGCCCAGGCGCCGGTCAACCTCCCGCTGAGGGAGTTCTCCAGCCCGGACGAGTGA